A single Eremothecium sinecaudum strain ATCC 58844 chromosome VIII, complete sequence DNA region contains:
- the SMC4 gene encoding condensin subunit SMC4 (Syntenic homolog of Ashbya gossypii AGR089C; Syntenic homolog of Saccharomyces cerevisiae YLR086W (SMC4)): MIYQTKTRQVIETHRYSTPSLPMSELPTPKRPRVPSTPLKPFLGSPDRRNLVSQASSATTALQGPSLLPLPPSQISRGRSMYSQSPPRSPNRSPARKLELIQLSPVKNTRLELQRIYDAKQSKKDRLCIKTLILNNFKSYYGEQIVGPFNSSFSAIVGPNGSGKSNVIDAMLFVFGFRASKMRQGKLSNLIHKSETHSNLSFCSVEIRFHYIMDEADGSSRVLTDRQELSVMRKAFRNNTSKYYINGKESSYTEVTTMLRQEGVDLDHKRFLILQGEVESIAQMKPKGERDGEDGLLEYLEDIIGTAKYNSQIESALVEINTLNDVCKQKENRFELVETEKESLESGKEEALEFLEKEKRLTVLKSQQYQLYIDQNQKKLREVLEKITNITDKMEMDRNMNNSKQTKISELTEKSKTLSNQVSKITRERDKLLKQKHQLERELASAEEKRKSLTKKRAKSGKLLKTAEATIRKHIDQIKEYDEEQVQYEEKIRDLGASLEEEREKLDNMKMSLSKKTSHIAEEIAQLEEELKPWNDKIDEKKSQIKLVEVEVSMIKESYTKVTAEIKRLKEEVEEYKSANTNQEAKLAKLKKESNSVDKLISVCATECYNAKTKLGEMKQVLTAHRQRVTEARSAKSSEENKNKVLTALLRLQKSGRIHGFHGRLGALGTIEDKYDVAISTACPRLDDIVVETVECAQQCIDHLRKNKLGYARFILLDKLRKFNLNQIQTPANIPRLFDLITFKEKKFAPAFYSVLRDTLVAPTLAVANKVAFGKNRFRVVTLDGKLIDISGTISGGGDRVSRGLMKSKLKNVDTYSAEEVQQMEAELDEKEKNFKIASDSHQEMEQSLAAYKNRQPELETEISKVKMELESISASLQSTYNALQEAEKKATENEDDQSELQDAEFRLSTLNSELKDLQEESKVKSNKIKSLQAKIMEIGGLDLQALKAAVDSLQQQISLTVSKQKRGKASIKKAELELRRGERQLCETEKEMHQIETELAKLTTHYEESSKEFEKIDESLLQLEDEKSTLIEQRDELETEIEELNKSMEDYKSAEIEYNNKLEKLNSLRNHVSKEVTRLEKELNLLKVREVTQLLQKIEDKELPEEIKMDIPRTAENSNILTENSQLQQLQPALEEEENVETEDDGSKMDVCDQETATENGLPKLTQSELSAIDNDALTKEIEDLQTFIDNAHVDIDILDEYAKRLAEYRRRKLDLNQAVAKRDEIRNHCEMLKKRRLEEFMEGFGVISMTLKEMYQMITMGGNAELELVDSLDPFSEGVLFSVMPPRKSWKDISNLSGGEKTLSSLALVFALHKYKPTPLYVMDEIDAALDFRNVSIVANYIKERTKNAQFIVISLRNNMFELAQSLVGIYKNDNKTRSVTIQNKEIINCV; encoded by the coding sequence ATGATTTATCAGACTAAAACGCGTCAAGTCATTGAAACTCATCGTTATTCTACTCCTTCACTCCCAATGTCGGAATTACCAACACCGAAAAGGCCGAGGGTGCCATCAACTCCTTTAAAGCCGTTTCTTGGTTCTCCAGATCGTAGAAATCTGGTATCTCAGGCATCAAGCGCGACAACCGCATTACAGGGCCCAAGTTTGCTGCCATTGCCCCCTTCTCAGATATCAAGAGGCCGTTCTATGTATAGCCAGTCACCTCCAAGGTCTCCCAATAGGTCCCCTGCTCGTAAATTAGAGTTGATCCAATTATCTCCAGTAAAGAATACTAGGTTGGAGCTACAAAGGATATACGATGCAAAGCAGTCAAAAAAGGACAGACTATGTATAAAGACCCTCATACTTAATAACTTTAAGTCATATTATGGTGAACAAATTGTTGGACCTTTTAACAGCTCATTTTCTGCAATTGTAGGTCCAAATGGTTCAGGTAAATCAAATGTTATTGATGCGATGCTATTCGTGTTTGGTTTTAGGGCGAGTAAAATGAGACAAGGAAAGCTATCAAATCTGATACATAAGTCAGAAACACATAGCAATTTGAGTTTTTGCTCAGTAGAAATTCGATTTCATTATATCATGGATGAAGCTGACGGTAGTAGTAGAGTGTTAACGGATAGACAAGAGCTGTCGGTGATGCGTAAAGCATTCCGCAATAATACTTCAAAATATTATATCAATGGTAAAGAAAGTAGCTATACAGAAGTTACTACTATGCTTCGTCAGGAAGGGGTTGATTTAGACCATAAAAGGTTTTTGATCCTTCAAGGTGAAGTTGAATCGATTGCACAGATGAAGCCAAAAGGGGAAAGGGATGGCGAGGATGGCTTACTAGAGTACTTAGAAGACATAATTGGTACCGCAAAATATAACTCTCAAATTGAAAGTGCCCTAGTAGAGATTAATACACTCAATGACGTCTGTAAACAGAAGGAGAACAGATTTGAGCTTGTAGAAACTGAAAAAGAATCTCTGGAGTCGGGGAAGGAAGAAGCACTCGAGTTTCTGGAGAAAGAAAAACGACTTACTGTACTAAAGTCACAACAGTATCAGCTTTATATTGATCAAAACCAGAAGAAGTTGCGGGAAGTGTTAGAAAAGATCACGAATATTACAGACAAGATGGAAATGGATAGAAATATGAATAACAGTAAACAAACAAAAATATCAGAGTTAACAGAAAAATCTAAGACGCTCTCAAACCAGGTTTCAAAAATAACCAGGGAACGTGATAAATTGCTAAAGCAAAAGCATCAATTGGAACGCGAACTTGCTTCGGCTGAGGAAAAACGAAAGAGTTTGACCAAGAAAAGAGCAAAATCGGGAAAACTGTTAAAAACTGCAGAAGCGACTATTCGCAAGCATATCGATCAAATTAAAGAATATGATGAAGAGCAAGTTCAATATGAGGAGAAAATTAGGGATCTCGGAGCTTCATTAGAAGAAGAGCGTGAAAAGTTAGATAATATGAAAATGTCGTTGAGTAAAAAGACAAGTCATATTGCAGAGGAAATAGCTCAGTTGGAGGAAGAGCTTAAGCCATGGAATGATAAGATTGACGAGAAAAAGTCGCAAATAAAACTAGTTGAAGTGGAGGTATCCATGATTAAAGAGTCTTACACTAAGGTTACGGCTGAGATTAAACGATTGAAAGAAGAGGTTGAGGAATATAAATCTGCTAATACCAACCAAGAAGCTAAACTAGCTAAATTGAAAAAAGAATCTAACTCAGTAGATAAATTAATTTCTGTTTGCGCCACTGAGTGCTATAATGCAAAGACTAAACTAGGTGAAATGAAACAAGTCTTAACTGCTCATAGACAGCGTGTAACAGAAGCACGGTCTGCCAAATCCAGTGAAGAAAATAAGAATAAAGTTCTGACCGCACTACTTCGCTTGCAAAAATCAGGTCGAATTCATGGTTTTCATGGTCGCCTTGGAGCACTAGGGACGATTGAAGACAAGTACGATGTTGCCATTTCTACTGCTTGCCCTAGACTCGATGATATTGTTGTAGAAACCGTGGAATGCGCCCAACAATGTATCGATCACTTGAGGAAAAATAAGTTAGGCTATGCGCGGTTTATTTTATTGGATAAGTTAAGAAAGTTTAATTTGAACCAAATCCAAACTCCTGCGAATATACCAAGACTTTTTGACTTGATAACatttaaagaaaaaaagTTCGCTCCAGCATTTTATAGCGTTCTGAGAGATACATTGGTAGCTCCCACATTGGCAGTCGCAAATAAAGTGGCGTTTGGTAAAAATAGATTCAGGGTAGTTACATTAGATGGTAAGCTCATTGATATTTCGGGTACTATTTCAGGCGGAGGTGATCGTGTATCCCGTGGCTTAATGAAGTCGAAGCTGAAAAACGTCGATACTTACTCCGCTGAAGAAGTTCAACAGATGGAAGCAGAGTTGGATGAGAAGGAGAAAAACTTCAAAATCGCAAGTGATTCACACCAAGAAATGGAGCAATCTTTGGCTGCATATAAAAATCGTCAACCGGAACTGGAAACCGAGATATCTAAAGTGAAAATGGAGCTAGAATCAATTTCAGCATCTCTCCAATCAACATACAATGCTCTTCAAGAAGCTGAGAAGAAAGCTACCGAAAATGAAGACGACCAGAGTGAATTACAGGATGCAGAATTCAGGCTTTCCACACTAAATTCTGAATTGAAAGACTTACAAGAAGAATCAAAGGTTAAGAGCAATAAGATTAAAAGTCTACAGGCTAAAATAATGGAAATTGGTGGTCTAGACCTTCAAGCTCTAAAGGCAGCTGTGGATTCACTTCAGCAGCAAATTTCGTTAACGGTTTCTAAGCAAAAGAGAGGAAAAGCATCAATAAAAAAGGCCGAACTCGAACTGCGTAGAGGTGAGAGGCAATTATGTGAGACTGAAAAGGAGATGCATCAAATCGAAACTGAGTTAGCGAAGCTGACTACTCATTACGAGGAGTCATCTAAGGAATTTGAAAAGATTGATGAGTCTTTACTGCAGTTGGAGGATGAAAAAAGCACCTTAATTGAACAGCGTGATGAACTTGAAACCGAAATAGAAGAATTGAACAAAAGTATGGAAGATTATAAATCTGCTGAAATAGAGTATAATAACAAGCTTGAAAAGTTGAATTCTTTGCGCAATCACGTTAGTAAAGAAGTTACTCGTCTTGAAAAAGAGTTGAACCTATTGAAGGTTAGGGAAGTGACACAATTACTCCAGAAAATTGAAGACAAGGAACTTCCTgaagaaataaaaatgGACATACCTCGAACTGCTGAAAACAGTAATATTCTGACTGAAAATTCACAATTACAACAGCTTCAACCTGCACTGGAGGAGGAAGAGAATGTTGAAACTGAAGATGATGGAAGTAAGATGGATGTATGTGATCAAGAAACTGCAACAGAGAATGGACTACCTAAATTAACTCAGTCAGAACTATCTGCAATAGATAATGATGCACTGACAAAAGAAATTGAAGACTTACAAACTTTTATTGACAATGCTCATGTTGACATCGACATTTTGGATGAATACGCTAAAAGGCTAGCAGAAtatagaagaagaaaattgGATCTGAATCAAGCAGTAGCAAAGAGAGATGAGATTAGAAATCATTGTGAAATGCTAAAAAAAAGACGCCTGGAAGAATTCATGGAAGGCTTTGGGGTGATCTCAATGACTTTAAAAGAAATGTATCAAATGATCACTATGGGAGGTAATGCTGAGTTGGAACTGGTTGATAGTTTAGATCCTTTTTCAGAAGGTGTATTGTTCAGTGTAATGCCACCCAGAAAAAGTTGGAAAGATATTTCGAATCTCTCAGGTGGTGAGAAAACGTTGAGTTCGCTTGCTTTAGTTTTCGCACTTCATAAATACAAACCTACTCCATTGTATGTCATGGACGAAATTGACGCGGCTTTGGACTTCAGAAATGTTTCTATTGTCGCTAACTATATCAAAGAGCGAACTAAGAATGCACAATTTATTGTCATCTCGTTGAGGAATAATATGTTCGAATTAGCACAGAGCCTTGTTGGGATTTACAAAAATGACAATAAAACAAGAAGTGTGACTATACAGAATAAAGAGATCATTAATTGTGTGTGA